The Schistocerca nitens isolate TAMUIC-IGC-003100 chromosome 7, iqSchNite1.1, whole genome shotgun sequence genome contains a region encoding:
- the LOC126195762 gene encoding uncharacterized protein LOC126195762, which translates to MLRAFQRSVVVGADLDDCQGAVRVIMPMRPPRLRGALCRFMHHLVRGGFQPRLPTSLPPPGQQQQQQPSPLPRRQPVPLMPPAQLHTGAPRVVAPAPAVPLQSPPPSEQMDVDPSAGPPSQAVAVQPVLQPLSLGTPKESDTAAPCPAPTQQPSTQLGVSRGPAQPMLGCGPGTATDNSLRPGLFCYACGQTPPPPSTLATSLFSDGAAICGGGVLYPSQ; encoded by the exons ATGCTGAGAGCTTTTCAGCGCTCGGTGGTTGTGGGAGCTGACCTGGACGACTGCCAGGGCGCAGTGCGAGTGATAATGCCGATGCGGCCGCCGCGCTTGCGGGGCGCCCTGTGCAGGTTTATGCACC atttggtccgcggcgggttccagccgcgccttccgacttcgctgccgcccccagggcagcagcagcagcagcagccgtcgccgctaccacgccgacagcccgtcccgttgatgcctcccgcgcagcttcatacgggagcgccccgggtggtcgctccggcgcctgcggtccctcttcagtcgccaccgccttcggagcagatggacgtcgacccctcagccgggccgccttcccaagcggtggctgtgcagcctgtactgcagccgctttccttgggcacccccaaggagtctgacaccgcagcgccttgtccggcgcccactcagcagccgtcgacacagc tcggtgtttcccgaggccccgcgcagccaatgctggggtgcggaccggggactgccaccgacaacagtctccgccccggtctcttctgctacgcctgcggccagacccctcccccgccgtcgacgctcgccacgtcattattcagcgacggtgcggcgatttgcgggggaggagtgttatatcctagccagtaa